The following proteins are encoded in a genomic region of Acidimicrobiales bacterium:
- a CDS encoding zinc metalloprotease HtpX: protein MFRNTVKTTILLAGLGGLLVAIGSLFGTIGAVIGALLGLAIVGGSYWKSDTLAIRAARAVPADEARMPEYFAVMRDLSDRAGIPMPRLYVSPEMQPNAFATGRNPEHAAVAVTEGLLAVCSWDEVRGVLAHELAHVRNRDILIGSVAAAVATGISFIANLAMWGAMLGGGDDEDGNPFALLIAALVAPLAAGLLQMALSRNREFEADRSGAELIGTGEPLARALEKLEVTAARVPMDVAPSQAQAYIVNPLTGREVRFANLFRTHPTTAERVARLRSETVQPV, encoded by the coding sequence GTGTTCCGCAACACCGTGAAGACCACCATCCTGCTCGCCGGCCTCGGCGGCCTGCTGGTCGCCATCGGGTCGCTCTTCGGCACGATCGGCGCCGTCATCGGCGCCCTCCTGGGCCTGGCCATCGTCGGCGGCTCCTACTGGAAGAGCGACACCCTCGCCATCCGTGCCGCCCGGGCCGTGCCCGCCGACGAGGCCCGGATGCCGGAGTACTTCGCCGTCATGCGCGACCTCTCCGACCGGGCCGGGATCCCGATGCCGCGGTTGTACGTGTCACCTGAGATGCAGCCGAACGCCTTCGCCACCGGGCGCAACCCCGAGCACGCCGCGGTCGCGGTGACCGAGGGCCTCCTCGCCGTCTGCTCCTGGGACGAGGTGCGGGGCGTGCTCGCCCACGAGCTCGCCCACGTCCGCAACCGCGACATCCTCATCGGCTCGGTGGCCGCCGCGGTCGCCACCGGCATCTCCTTCATCGCCAACCTCGCGATGTGGGGGGCCATGCTGGGCGGCGGCGACGACGAGGACGGCAACCCGTTCGCCCTGCTGATCGCGGCGCTGGTCGCGCCGCTCGCCGCCGGCCTGCTCCAGATGGCACTGTCGCGCAACCGCGAGTTCGAGGCCGACCGCAGCGGCGCCGAGCTGATCGGCACGGGTGAGCCCCTCGCCCGTGCGCTCGAGAAGCTCGAGGTCACGGCCGCTCGCGTCCCGATGGACGTGGCGCCCTCCCAGGCGCAGGCTTACATCGTCAACCCGCTGACCGGGCGCGAGGTCCGCTTCGCCAACCTGTTCCGCACCCACCCCACCACCGCCGAGCGGGTGGCTCGGCTACGCAGCGAGACGGTCCAGCCCGTCTGA
- a CDS encoding HlyC/CorC family transporter, with the protein MNDLLPQLGLVAVLVALNAAFAGTEMALVSLREGQLQRLEAQRGAGAVLAGLAREPNRFLATIQVGITLAGLLASAAAAVSLAVPLEAPLSFLGSFAEPVAVTLVTLVLAYVTLVLGELAPKRLAMQRAERWGLVAARPLSAMTVITRPVVWLLSRSTDLVVRVLGGDPSRQREEVTEEELRELVAAQPSFTAKQRDIIDGAFEVSDRTLRRVLRPRRDVFVLDASEPAERALARLAASGHSRAPVVAGGSLDEVLGVVHLRDLLLLDHETVGEVASEVFALPESAAVLDALHELQVRHQQLAVVVNEHGATAGIVTVEDLIEELVGEIYDESDPDVLAVHPRADGSLVLPGTFPVHDLPDVGVTGIPDGPYVTVAGLVLDRLGRIPRSPGDVIVVDGTAFEVTATEHRAITQVLVRSAATPSEREHTRRSQR; encoded by the coding sequence TTGAACGATCTCCTGCCCCAACTGGGCCTGGTCGCCGTCCTGGTCGCGCTGAACGCCGCGTTCGCCGGCACCGAGATGGCCCTCGTGTCCCTACGTGAAGGCCAGCTCCAGCGCCTGGAGGCGCAGAGGGGCGCCGGCGCCGTGCTGGCCGGACTCGCGCGGGAGCCGAACCGGTTCCTGGCCACGATCCAGGTCGGCATCACCCTTGCCGGGCTCCTGGCCTCGGCAGCCGCAGCGGTGTCGCTCGCGGTCCCGCTCGAGGCACCGCTGTCCTTCCTCGGCAGCTTCGCCGAGCCGGTGGCGGTCACCCTCGTCACGCTCGTGCTCGCCTACGTGACCCTCGTCCTGGGCGAGCTCGCCCCCAAGCGGCTCGCCATGCAGCGCGCCGAGCGGTGGGGCCTCGTCGCCGCACGTCCGCTCTCGGCGATGACCGTCATCACCCGTCCCGTGGTGTGGTTGCTCTCGCGGTCGACGGACCTCGTCGTGCGGGTGCTCGGCGGGGACCCGTCCCGCCAGCGCGAGGAGGTGACCGAGGAGGAGCTCCGCGAGCTCGTGGCGGCGCAGCCGAGCTTCACCGCCAAGCAGCGCGACATCATCGACGGGGCCTTCGAGGTCTCCGACCGGACCCTGCGTCGCGTGCTGCGGCCGCGTCGGGACGTGTTCGTGCTCGACGCGTCCGAGCCGGCCGAGCGCGCCCTGGCGCGGCTGGCCGCGTCCGGCCACTCCCGGGCACCGGTGGTGGCGGGAGGCTCCCTCGACGAGGTGCTCGGGGTCGTCCACCTCCGCGATCTCCTCCTGCTCGACCACGAGACCGTGGGTGAGGTCGCATCGGAGGTCTTCGCGCTCCCCGAGTCCGCCGCCGTCCTGGACGCGCTCCACGAGCTCCAGGTCCGCCACCAGCAGCTCGCCGTCGTCGTCAACGAGCACGGGGCCACGGCGGGCATCGTCACCGTCGAGGACCTGATCGAGGAGCTGGTCGGGGAGATCTACGACGAGTCCGATCCCGACGTGCTCGCCGTGCACCCCCGAGCCGACGGCAGCCTCGTCCTGCCGGGCACCTTCCCGGTGCACGACCTTCCCGACGTGGGGGTCACCGGGATCCCCGACGGCCCGTACGTGACCGTCGCCGGCCTCGTCCTCGACCGCCTCGGCCGCATCCCCCGCTCTCCCGGCGACGTGATCGTGGTCGACGGCACCGCCTTCGAGGTGACGGCCACCGAGCATCGGGCCATCACCCAGGTGCTCGTCCGATCCGCGGCGACACCGAGCGAGCGGGAACACACGCGCCGCTCGCAGCGTTAA
- a CDS encoding FABP family protein, protein MTLLGPLEALAGEWEGDQGLDVSFHHDIGEVAETPYREKATFKPFGPVENGRQVLYGLDYKSAMWRGDEVNPFHTELGYWLWDAELGHVMRAFIIPRGSAILAGGAAAADATTFTLVADADGTDYGMATNPYLDANAKCVHYEVTVTVGDGEMTYEEDSVLKMSNLPDLLHHTDRNTMQRTVAYALEV, encoded by the coding sequence ATGACACTTCTCGGACCGCTCGAGGCATTGGCCGGCGAGTGGGAGGGCGACCAGGGGCTGGACGTCTCCTTCCACCACGACATCGGGGAGGTGGCCGAGACGCCCTACCGGGAGAAGGCCACCTTCAAGCCCTTCGGTCCCGTGGAGAACGGTCGGCAGGTGCTCTACGGCCTCGACTACAAGTCGGCCATGTGGCGTGGTGACGAGGTCAACCCGTTCCACACGGAGCTGGGCTACTGGCTGTGGGACGCCGAGCTCGGCCACGTGATGCGGGCCTTCATCATCCCCCGGGGCTCGGCCATCCTGGCCGGCGGGGCGGCGGCGGCCGACGCCACCACCTTCACGCTCGTGGCCGACGCCGACGGCACCGACTACGGCATGGCCACCAACCCGTACCTCGACGCCAACGCCAAGTGCGTCCACTACGAGGTGACCGTCACGGTGGGGGACGGCGAGATGACCTACGAGGAGGACTCGGTGCTGAAGATGAGCAACCTGCCCGACCTCCTGCACCACACCGACCGCAACACGATGCAGCGCACGGTGGCCTACGCGCTAGAGGTCTGA
- a CDS encoding chloride channel protein, with protein sequence MHSALVRHRRALARHHGDQRTPPARLAFLTLLATVLGLLGGAAAWVLVHLIGAITNVALFGQWGWDLPDFADLSRSPRLVIVPMAGGLVVALLARWAPVIRGHGIPEAMEAVLTRESRIQPRTAVAKPLSAAVAIGTGGPFGAEGPIIVTGGALGSLMGQVLSMSAAERKVLLTAGAAAGMAATFGTPLAAVVLAIELLLFELSSRALIPLVVASAVAAGMHSLLLGDGPLFAVPHHAFSGLGQLPYFVLLGLACGLLAVVICQGLFLVEAGYRRLPVGDFWHPVIGGLAFGLVGLLVPRALGVGYGVIDDILNGRLAVGVVAAIALAKLVAWWLALGSGTSGGTLAPVLLVSSGFGYLVGAGFDHLVPGAGLAPEVFALVAMAATFGASTGAAFASIVFVFELTGDYDVILPLMVATVLADLVGGSLLRDRLMTEKLQRRGLRVHREYEPDVFRATSVRSVMATPVDTLPVDVTLTEAEAALRATGHDALPLVDDDGRCVGVVSAADLLGDGGSDEGVDAATAARTLAGPLTAVAPDDTALAVLHAFVDDGADHVPVLDGDDRCVGIVTRVDLLRLRAAASAHERPADGWARRLRRREAAAVAQTSSA encoded by the coding sequence GTGCACTCTGCTCTCGTCCGTCACCGGCGCGCGCTCGCCCGTCATCACGGCGATCAACGTACGCCGCCGGCCCGCCTCGCCTTCCTGACCCTGCTGGCCACCGTGCTCGGCCTGCTCGGCGGCGCCGCCGCCTGGGTGCTCGTGCACCTCATCGGCGCGATCACCAACGTCGCCCTCTTCGGCCAGTGGGGCTGGGACTTGCCCGACTTCGCCGACCTGTCCCGCAGCCCCCGCCTCGTGATCGTGCCGATGGCGGGTGGCCTCGTCGTGGCCCTCCTCGCGCGCTGGGCCCCGGTCATCCGCGGCCACGGCATCCCCGAGGCCATGGAGGCGGTCCTCACCCGAGAGAGCCGCATCCAGCCCCGCACCGCCGTGGCCAAGCCGCTCTCCGCCGCCGTCGCCATCGGCACGGGCGGCCCCTTCGGGGCGGAGGGGCCCATCATCGTCACCGGAGGCGCCCTGGGCTCCCTGATGGGCCAGGTCCTCTCCATGAGCGCCGCCGAACGCAAGGTCCTGCTCACCGCCGGCGCCGCCGCAGGCATGGCCGCAACCTTCGGCACCCCGCTGGCGGCCGTGGTCCTCGCCATCGAGCTGCTGTTGTTCGAGCTGTCGTCGCGCGCCCTCATCCCCCTGGTGGTGGCCAGCGCCGTGGCCGCTGGCATGCACTCGCTGCTCCTGGGCGACGGTCCCCTCTTCGCCGTGCCCCACCACGCCTTCTCGGGACTCGGTCAACTGCCCTACTTCGTCCTCCTCGGCCTCGCCTGCGGCCTCCTGGCCGTGGTGATCTGCCAGGGGCTGTTCCTGGTCGAGGCCGGCTACCGCCGCCTGCCCGTCGGCGACTTCTGGCACCCCGTGATCGGCGGGCTCGCCTTCGGACTCGTCGGGCTCCTGGTGCCGCGGGCCCTCGGCGTCGGCTACGGCGTCATCGACGACATCCTCAACGGCCGTCTCGCCGTCGGCGTGGTGGCCGCCATCGCCCTCGCCAAGTTGGTGGCCTGGTGGCTCGCCCTGGGCTCGGGGACCTCGGGCGGCACCCTCGCACCCGTCCTCCTGGTGAGCAGTGGCTTCGGCTACCTCGTGGGTGCCGGCTTCGACCACCTCGTTCCCGGCGCCGGCCTGGCCCCGGAGGTGTTCGCCCTCGTGGCCATGGCCGCGACCTTCGGGGCCAGCACGGGTGCGGCCTTCGCCTCCATCGTGTTCGTGTTCGAGCTGACCGGGGACTACGACGTGATCCTGCCGCTGATGGTCGCCACCGTCCTGGCCGACCTCGTCGGCGGCAGTCTGCTGCGCGACCGGCTCATGACCGAGAAGCTGCAACGGCGCGGGCTGCGGGTCCACCGCGAGTACGAGCCGGACGTGTTCCGGGCCACCTCGGTGCGCTCGGTGATGGCCACCCCGGTGGACACCTTGCCGGTCGACGTGACCCTCACGGAGGCAGAGGCCGCGTTGCGGGCCACCGGCCACGACGCCCTGCCTCTCGTCGACGACGACGGACGGTGCGTCGGCGTCGTGTCGGCCGCCGACCTCCTCGGCGACGGCGGCAGCGATGAGGGCGTCGACGCCGCGACGGCCGCGCGCACCCTGGCCGGGCCCCTCACCGCCGTCGCGCCCGACGACACCGCCCTCGCCGTCCTGCACGCGTTCGTGGACGACGGGGCCGACCACGTCCCGGTCCTCGATGGCGACGACCGTTGCGTGGGCATCGTGACCCGCGTCGACCTGTTGCGCCTGCGAGCCGCCGCCAGCGCGCACGAGCGGCCGGCGGACGGGTGGGCCCGTCGTCTCCGACGACGGGAGGCCGCCGCTGTTGCTCAGACCTCTAGCGCGTAG
- a CDS encoding MarR family transcriptional regulator, whose amino-acid sequence MTVPDDVTDEQYERLLGLRTGLRRFLAWSEAQARNEGITPAQHQLLLAVRGHPGGEPPTVGDVAEYLLLRPHSAGELVDRAAAAGLVERVADEEDARVVRVGLTDEGARRLAALAAAHHEELARLAPRMRSLWEGLGT is encoded by the coding sequence ATGACCGTTCCCGACGATGTCACCGACGAGCAGTACGAGCGCCTGCTCGGGCTACGCACGGGCCTGCGCCGCTTCCTGGCTTGGAGTGAGGCGCAGGCCAGGAACGAGGGGATCACCCCGGCCCAGCACCAGCTCCTGCTCGCGGTGCGGGGTCATCCCGGGGGCGAGCCGCCGACGGTCGGCGACGTGGCGGAGTACCTGCTGCTGCGGCCGCACAGCGCCGGTGAGCTCGTGGACCGGGCGGCGGCGGCGGGCCTGGTCGAGCGGGTGGCGGACGAGGAGGACGCCCGGGTCGTCCGGGTGGGTCTCACCGACGAGGGTGCCCGACGCCTGGCCGCGCTGGCTGCCGCTCACCATGAGGAGCTGGCCCGTCTGGCGCCGCGGATGCGATCGCTCTGGGAGGGGCTCGGGACCTGA
- a CDS encoding NAD(P)H-dependent oxidoreductase, with protein MELTATYLNCTLKRSPAPSSTDKMLDLVRAQLLDAGVTGGPGVRIVDHQVATGVSHDEGDGDAWPAIREQILGAQILVFGTPIWMGHPASPAQRVLERLDAFISETDDRGQMPTVDRVALVAVVGNEDGAHHVGAQLYQGLADIGFTVPANGMAYWVGEAMGSTDFADLDEVPEKVQATVQTATANAVHLARLLAGDPYPSVG; from the coding sequence ATGGAGCTCACCGCCACTTACCTGAACTGCACCCTCAAGCGCTCGCCGGCGCCGTCGAGCACCGACAAGATGCTCGACCTCGTCCGCGCCCAGCTGCTGGACGCGGGAGTGACCGGCGGCCCGGGCGTGCGCATCGTCGACCACCAGGTCGCCACGGGGGTCAGCCACGACGAGGGGGACGGTGACGCCTGGCCCGCAATCCGCGAGCAGATCCTGGGGGCGCAGATCCTCGTGTTCGGCACGCCCATCTGGATGGGCCACCCCGCCAGCCCCGCCCAGCGGGTGCTCGAGCGTCTCGACGCCTTCATCTCCGAGACCGACGACCGCGGCCAGATGCCGACCGTCGACCGGGTGGCGCTGGTGGCGGTGGTGGGCAACGAGGACGGCGCCCACCACGTCGGCGCCCAGCTCTACCAGGGTCTCGCCGACATCGGCTTCACCGTGCCCGCCAACGGCATGGCGTACTGGGTGGGCGAGGCCATGGGCTCGACCGACTTCGCCGACCTCGACGAGGTGCCCGAGAAGGTCCAGGCCACGGTCCAGACCGCGACCGCCAATGCCGTGCACCTCGCCCGCCTGCTGGCCGGCGACCCCTATCCCTCGGTCGGCTGA
- a CDS encoding DUF72 domain-containing protein, which translates to MTTSMTGRARIGCSGWVYKDWRGVIYPAGLPQRQWFAHYADHFDTVEINNTFYRLPPASTVEHWAEQAPPGFLYALKVGQYGSHRRKLRDAPVWLAHHLERVDLLGGHLGPNLLQLPPHWGRDVARLDEFLAAAPRRLRWAVEVRDPSWLHDDVFATLERHGAALCLHDLLPDHPWLRTTDWAYVRFHGPHALTEKYVGRYGGRRLWRTADRLAGWLDEGTDVYAYFNNDFDGHAWHDAAWLADRLSHRSARVDAVQPTEG; encoded by the coding sequence GTGACCACATCGATGACGGGGCGGGCCCGCATCGGGTGCTCCGGGTGGGTGTACAAGGACTGGCGGGGCGTGATCTACCCGGCGGGGCTCCCCCAGCGACAGTGGTTCGCCCACTACGCCGACCACTTCGACACCGTCGAGATCAACAACACCTTCTACCGGCTCCCCCCGGCGTCCACCGTCGAGCATTGGGCGGAGCAGGCGCCGCCCGGGTTCCTCTACGCCCTCAAGGTGGGCCAGTACGGCAGCCACCGCCGCAAGCTGCGCGACGCTCCCGTGTGGCTGGCCCACCACCTCGAGCGGGTCGACCTGCTCGGTGGGCACCTCGGCCCCAATCTGCTGCAGCTCCCTCCGCATTGGGGCCGTGACGTCGCCCGCCTCGACGAGTTCCTGGCCGCCGCACCCCGCCGCCTGCGGTGGGCGGTGGAGGTGCGCGACCCCTCGTGGCTGCACGACGACGTCTTCGCCACGCTCGAGCGCCATGGTGCGGCCCTGTGCCTCCACGACCTGCTCCCCGACCACCCGTGGCTGCGCACCACCGACTGGGCGTACGTGCGCTTCCACGGCCCCCACGCCCTGACCGAGAAGTACGTCGGCCGTTACGGCGGGCGTCGCCTGTGGCGGACCGCCGACCGACTGGCCGGATGGCTGGACGAGGGCACCGACGTCTACGCCTACTTCAACAACGACTTCGACGGCCACGCCTGGCACGACGCCGCCTGGCTGGCCGATCGCCTCTCGCACCGCTCTGCGCGGGTCGACGCTGTTCAGCCGACCGAGGGATAG
- a CDS encoding TIGR03557 family F420-dependent LLM class oxidoreductase: protein MEIGSFLSSEEHGPRDLVAMGRQVEEAGFERVWISDHFHPWSDRQGHSPFVWSVLGALATTTNLTLTTAVTCPTIRIHPAVVAHAAATTAVLSGGRFRLGVGTGENLNEHVLGDAWPEAEVRMEMLEEAVEVMRLLWEGGVQSHRGRHYTVQNARLYDLPDEPVEVIVSGFGPKSAALAGRIGDGYAVTGPDADLVSTFQEAGGAGKAVEGGFKVCWGEDEAAARKVAHELWAQAGVPGELNQELPMPAHFEQAAELVTEDHVAESIVCGPDPERYVAKIQEYDKAGFTAVHVQQVGPDLTGFLDFYRREVAPRL from the coding sequence ATGGAGATCGGTTCCTTCCTCTCGTCCGAAGAGCACGGCCCGCGGGATCTGGTGGCCATGGGCCGCCAGGTCGAGGAAGCGGGCTTCGAGCGGGTGTGGATCTCGGACCACTTCCACCCGTGGTCCGACCGTCAGGGCCACAGCCCGTTCGTGTGGTCGGTGCTCGGTGCGTTGGCCACCACGACCAATCTGACCCTCACCACCGCGGTGACCTGCCCGACCATCCGCATCCACCCGGCGGTCGTGGCCCACGCCGCGGCCACCACCGCCGTGCTCTCCGGGGGCCGTTTCCGCCTCGGGGTCGGCACCGGCGAGAACCTCAACGAGCACGTCCTCGGCGACGCCTGGCCCGAGGCCGAGGTGCGCATGGAGATGCTCGAGGAGGCGGTCGAGGTCATGCGCCTCTTGTGGGAGGGAGGCGTCCAGAGCCACCGTGGGCGGCACTACACGGTCCAAAATGCCCGCCTCTACGACCTCCCCGACGAGCCCGTCGAGGTCATCGTCTCGGGATTCGGCCCGAAATCGGCCGCGCTCGCGGGCCGGATCGGCGACGGCTACGCCGTGACGGGGCCCGACGCCGATCTGGTGAGCACCTTCCAGGAGGCGGGAGGCGCCGGCAAGGCCGTCGAAGGCGGCTTCAAGGTCTGCTGGGGCGAGGACGAAGCCGCCGCCCGCAAGGTCGCCCACGAGCTCTGGGCGCAAGCCGGGGTCCCGGGTGAGCTCAACCAGGAGCTGCCCATGCCGGCCCACTTCGAGCAGGCCGCCGAGCTCGTGACCGAGGACCACGTGGCCGAGAGCATCGTGTGCGGCCCGGACCCCGAGCGCTACGTGGCGAAGATCCAGGAGTACGACAAGGCGGGGTTCACCGCGGTGCACGTGCAGCAGGTCGGTCCGGACCTGACCGGCTTCCTCGACTTCTACCGCCGCGAGGTCGCCCCCCGGCTCTGA
- a CDS encoding SHOCT domain-containing protein has product MPGLLRGVARTAVVAGTATAVSGRVQRRQAEKYASRDAQIYADRNAAYQQDVYQQQAQAAPPPPPPAPAAAAADETPADQIARLGELKAQGLLTDEEFAAAKAKVLGI; this is encoded by the coding sequence ATGCCAGGACTGCTTCGAGGCGTCGCCCGCACCGCCGTCGTGGCCGGCACCGCCACCGCCGTGAGCGGCCGGGTGCAGCGCCGCCAGGCCGAGAAGTACGCCAGCCGTGACGCCCAGATCTATGCGGACCGCAACGCCGCGTACCAACAGGACGTCTACCAGCAGCAGGCGCAGGCCGCCCCGCCCCCGCCCCCGCCGGCCCCCGCCGCCGCGGCCGCCGACGAGACGCCGGCCGACCAGATCGCCCGCCTGGGCGAGCTGAAGGCCCAGGGCCTGCTCACCGACGAGGAGTTCGCGGCCGCCAAGGCCAAGGTCCTCGGCATCTGA
- a CDS encoding TetR family transcriptional regulator produces the protein MSTIEGGDEAGGPRRFADASRLLLRSTVFGAMDDLAADRPWGSITMAEVARAAGVSRQTLYNEFGSRDELAQAYVLWASEQFLDEIQRVVGARSDDLGGALEDAFRVFLELAAEHPLVRALEAATGAEGLHALVASSAGLPVLLTSTDRLTEFVLGNWPELPVTETRLVCELLVRLAISHATVPTVPPAVAAEQVSTVLGPFLAEVRAALPG, from the coding sequence GTGAGCACGATCGAGGGCGGCGACGAGGCGGGCGGCCCCCGGCGCTTCGCCGACGCGTCGAGGCTCCTGCTGCGCAGCACGGTGTTCGGTGCCATGGACGACCTGGCCGCCGACCGGCCCTGGGGGTCGATCACGATGGCCGAGGTCGCACGCGCCGCCGGCGTGAGCCGCCAGACGCTCTACAACGAATTCGGCTCCCGCGACGAGCTCGCCCAGGCCTACGTCCTGTGGGCGTCCGAGCAGTTCCTCGACGAGATCCAGCGCGTCGTCGGCGCCCGCTCCGACGACCTCGGCGGTGCGCTCGAGGACGCCTTCCGGGTGTTCCTCGAACTGGCCGCCGAGCATCCCCTCGTCCGTGCCCTCGAGGCCGCGACCGGCGCAGAGGGCCTCCACGCCCTCGTCGCCAGCTCCGCCGGGCTGCCCGTCCTGCTCACGAGCACCGACCGTCTCACCGAGTTCGTGCTCGGCAACTGGCCCGAGCTCCCGGTCACCGAGACCCGGCTCGTGTGCGAGTTGCTCGTCCGACTCGCCATCAGCCATGCCACCGTCCCGACGGTGCCACCGGCCGTGGCGGCCGAGCAGGTCAGCACCGTCCTCGGCCCCTTCCTGGCCGAGGTGCGAGCGGCGCTCCCGGGCTGA
- a CDS encoding alkane 1-monooxygenase has translation MALSDVHASGPLTDDDDTPAPRSWRDPRRAFWPLALVVPLLPFVAGGLVALTGWSGFWWIGPVLVFGLMPLLDQALGLDTLNPPEDATAALDADRYYRRLTYAYLPLQFASLVWACSMWASGELSTFAALGLAVTVGCVAGIAINTAHELGHKHPTLERWLAKVALAQSAYGHFYVEHNRGHHQRVSTPEDPASSRFGESFYAFVPRTVVGAVRSALEIERDRRRRAGERFWSPRNDVLNAWAMTAVLFGGLIAVFGWAVAPWLVVQAVLGFLLLEVVNYIEHYGLLRERKENGRYERCRPEHSWNASNVASNVLLYQLQRHSDHHAYPTRRFQTLRHFDDVPQLPTGYAGMVVLATVPPLWRKVMDPRVLAFYDGDLTRVNVHPRRRARLLAAHGAEA, from the coding sequence ATGGCGCTCTCCGATGTCCACGCATCCGGCCCCCTGACCGACGACGACGACACCCCCGCCCCGCGCTCCTGGCGCGACCCTCGCCGAGCGTTCTGGCCGCTCGCCCTCGTGGTGCCCCTCCTGCCCTTCGTGGCCGGCGGTCTGGTCGCGCTCACCGGCTGGAGCGGCTTCTGGTGGATCGGCCCGGTGCTCGTCTTCGGGCTGATGCCCCTGTTGGATCAGGCACTCGGCCTCGACACCCTCAACCCTCCCGAGGACGCGACCGCCGCCCTCGACGCCGACCGCTACTACCGCCGCCTCACCTACGCCTACCTTCCCCTCCAGTTCGCCTCGCTGGTGTGGGCGTGCTCGATGTGGGCCTCGGGCGAGCTGTCCACCTTCGCCGCCCTGGGACTCGCCGTCACCGTCGGCTGCGTGGCCGGCATCGCCATCAACACCGCCCACGAGCTCGGCCACAAGCACCCCACCCTCGAGCGGTGGCTGGCCAAGGTCGCCCTCGCCCAGTCCGCGTACGGCCACTTCTACGTCGAGCACAACCGGGGCCACCACCAGCGGGTGTCCACCCCCGAGGACCCGGCGTCCTCGCGCTTCGGCGAGAGCTTCTACGCCTTCGTGCCCCGGACCGTCGTGGGCGCCGTCCGCTCGGCCCTCGAGATCGAGCGTGACCGACGACGACGCGCCGGTGAGCGCTTCTGGTCCCCCCGCAACGACGTGCTCAACGCCTGGGCCATGACCGCGGTCCTCTTCGGCGGCCTCATCGCCGTGTTCGGCTGGGCCGTGGCGCCCTGGCTGGTCGTGCAGGCGGTGCTCGGGTTCCTGCTGCTCGAGGTCGTCAACTACATCGAGCACTACGGCCTGCTGCGCGAGCGCAAGGAGAACGGCCGTTACGAGCGCTGCCGGCCCGAGCACTCCTGGAACGCCAGCAACGTGGCCTCGAACGTGCTGCTGTACCAACTGCAGCGCCACAGCGACCACCACGCGTACCCCACCCGCCGCTTCCAGACGCTGCGCCACTTCGACGACGTGCCGCAGCTGCCCACGGGCTACGCGGGGATGGTCGTGCTGGCCACGGTCCCGCCGCTGTGGCGCAAGGTCATGGACCCCCGGGTCCTGGCCTTCTACGACGGCGACCTGACCCGGGTCAACGTCCACCCTCGCCGGCGGGCGCGACTCCTCGCCGCCCACGGGGCCGAGGCGTAG
- a CDS encoding ferritin-like domain-containing protein: MHPVAAETDNLLVEAESVTQFTWDYEPSNVQLTRLYEKGKVSQWNATTDVDWSPDVCWGEPDPSLSEEERAMIGSFLNLDAPDSPFAGMTEEQRAVVGWELQAWMVSQFMHGEQGALVATARLVETVPDIESKYYAANQVNDEARHVEAYATYLNTKLPGHEYEISKPLEALLVDIMTEKRWDITYLGMQIMVEGLALAAFGMGNVMFNDPVIKQITDLVMRDEARHVAFGVLALKEVVPQLSSAELADREEFLLEATDLMYRRFLLEQLWERLEVDVEEGKAFAATNPLMIMFRQVLFSKIVPNVNKLGLMTPRVRQCFEDLQVAQFADHLDTASEELASIAGAESLADVARTAG, translated from the coding sequence ATGCACCCCGTCGCCGCCGAGACCGACAACCTCCTCGTCGAGGCCGAGTCCGTCACCCAGTTCACCTGGGACTACGAGCCGTCGAACGTCCAGCTCACCCGCCTCTACGAGAAGGGCAAGGTGTCCCAGTGGAACGCGACGACTGACGTCGACTGGTCACCCGACGTCTGCTGGGGTGAGCCTGATCCGTCGCTGAGCGAGGAGGAGCGCGCCATGATCGGCAGCTTCCTCAACCTCGACGCGCCGGACTCGCCGTTCGCGGGCATGACCGAGGAACAGCGCGCCGTCGTGGGCTGGGAGCTCCAGGCCTGGATGGTCAGCCAGTTCATGCACGGCGAACAGGGCGCGCTGGTGGCCACCGCCCGCCTCGTCGAGACGGTGCCCGACATCGAGTCGAAGTACTACGCCGCCAACCAGGTGAACGACGAGGCCCGCCACGTCGAGGCCTACGCCACCTACCTGAACACCAAGCTGCCCGGGCACGAGTACGAGATCTCGAAGCCTCTCGAGGCGCTGCTGGTCGACATCATGACCGAGAAGCGCTGGGACATCACCTACCTCGGCATGCAGATCATGGTGGAGGGCCTCGCCCTCGCCGCGTTCGGCATGGGCAACGTGATGTTCAACGACCCGGTCATCAAGCAGATCACCGATCTGGTCATGCGCGACGAGGCCCGTCACGTGGCCTTCGGGGTGCTGGCCCTCAAGGAGGTCGTCCCGCAGCTGTCGTCGGCCGAGCTGGCCGACCGAGAGGAGTTCCTGCTCGAGGCCACCGACCTGATGTACCGCCGCTTCCTGCTCGAGCAGTTGTGGGAGCGCCTCGAGGTCGACGTCGAGGAGGGCAAGGCCTTCGCTGCCACCAATCCCCTCATGATCATGTTCCGCCAGGTGCTGTTCTCGAAGATCGTCCCCAACGTCAACAAGCTCGGCTTGATGACCCCGCGGGTCCGCCAGTGCTTCGAGGACCTCCAGGTCGCCCAGTTCGCCGACCACCTCGACACCGCCAGCGAGGAGCTGGCGTCGATCGCCGGCGCCGAGTCCCTCGCCGACGTCGCCCGCACCGCCGGCTGA